The sequence GCCGGACATGATTTCACTACAAAGCAAATCACACAGGATAAAATTAACAGTTATTCCCAACAATGACATAGGCAAACTAACGTGTGCAGTTAGGTTCTTTACTGCTCCATGTATTGTCGGGAAGACAAGTTAGCAGGCGGTGTCCCTCCAGCTCATAACACTCATCACAGCTAAATTCTACAGAACTGCCACATGATGTGTCACTTGAATTTTTGCTTCCATTAGCAGGTACCACAAGTGCAGGACAAAACTTCACTATAAAGACACCTTGTTGCTACCACACTTAGATATTCAAGCCAACAGACTAACGAGAGCAATTTGGTGTTTCACTGCTCCATGTTTGATTCAGCAAACAAGACAACTGATTGTATCCAACCAAGTCATAACATTCACGACAGCTAAACATTACAGTAGTACCACATGAGGTGTTGCTAGAGTCCTTTTGTCCATTAGATGGAGTAACAAGCTCAGTGCAAGACTTCACTATCAAAGCAATAACACATACCTTAGGTGCTcaactaaaacaacaaaaggAAAAGCCAACATGTGCAATTAGGTTCTGCACTGTCCCAAGTTTTATTGGGCAGGCAAGACAGCTGGTTGTGTCCTTCCAGCATGTAGCACTCATGACAACTAAACTCCACACTAGTACCACATGACGTGTCACTCGAATTCGTTTCGCCATTGATAGGAGTTACAAGAATTGGACATGATTTTACTACAGTAGAAGAAATCATTTCAATAATTGTATTTGCTTTCAAAGTCTTGTGTACTAACGAGTGCAGTTAGGTTCTTCACCACTCCATGAATTGTTTGGCAAACAGGAAAGATTGTAGTGACCTTCCAATGAGTAACATTCATCACATGTAAAGTCTACTGTTATACCACAGAAAGTAAAGTTAGACTCCTTCTTCCCATTCGTGGGTTCAGCAAGTGCACGGCATGATTTTACTATAAAGACAACATTGCATAAGTTCAAAGTACAAGCTCACAAATCATGCATAGTGCAAATTGGCTAACATGCACAGTTGGGTTCTTCATCGCTCCATAAATTGTTTGGTAAACAAGTAAGTTGTGAATCACCTTCCAAGTCATAACACTCATCGCAGCTAAAGTCTACAACTGTACCACATGTCGAGTTATTTGTGCTCTTTGACCCGTTAGATAGTGTAACCAGAAATGAACAATTTTTTACTACAAAAGAGTAGTAACAAGGTCAAAAATAGTCtcaaacaataattaatacaaatcTTACAATTACACCTTGGTTCCTCATGACTCCATGAAGTGTTTGGCAAACAAGAAAGCTGTTCAGTACCTTCCAACTGATAACACTCATTACAACTAAAGTCCACAACTGTACCACATGAACTGCTATTTGTGTTCTTCAAGCCATTAGATGGTGTAGAAAGAACCGAACAATTCTTTACTACAGATGACAGCAACAAAGATAAATATAGATTCAAACATTCAATGTAAAAACCTGAAATTATTCCTTCAATAATGCACACAAACTTACACGTGCAAACAGGTTCTTGACTGCTCCACAAATTATTTGGAAGACATGAAAGTTGGTCATATCCCTCTAATTTGTAACAATCTGAACAATTAAAAGATACAGTTGTATTACACAAGCGATTGTTTGAGTTCTTTTGTCCATCGGTCGGTGTCACAAGAGCTGAACAGAATTTTACTAAATTAAAGCACCAACAGTTACTCAAAGAGTACCAACAAATGACAGCTATTACAATTAACTAACTCTTGCAACTGGGTTCTGTCCCATTCCATGTTCGATTAGATAAGCAAGTCACATGATTGTCACCGTCCACCTCATAACAATCATCACATCTAAACTCTACTGTAGTACCACAAGACATGTCATTTGAATCTTTCTTGCCATGTACTGGTGTCCTAAGTGCTGGACAGTATTTTACTACATAAACATAATGCAATTTTACTAAATCTATAAATCAAACTCAAACATGTTAATGTATTACTACAAAGCCACACCTTTGCAAGTTGGTGCTTCACCCGTCCAACTTTGATTTGGCAAACAAGAAAGCTCACGCTGTCCCTCCAATTTATAGCATTCATTGCAACGAAATCCTACAGCAGTACCACTAGCAGTGTTAGTTGTATTCTGCATACCATTGTTTGGAGTCAGCAAAACTGGACAAAACACCTCTAAAAGCCAAGATTCCCAATAAAAAGTTCATCAGCAATTGCATAATATCTTAAGCAAATAATATACATGTCATATGACTTAATAACTATAACGTGAAAACCATGCCAGGAATAAAATATAATTGCCACCTAACAACACCCTAGAAGGTTCCTAATTGGAGATAATTACTGAAGACTAGACTACGCGGTGCTaggctggatttacaatatgcgaaAGCTTGAGCGCCGTGTTGCGTCATactaaattcaaattgtaaatggcgCGACGCACACGAAgcgtccaaatagaaccgaGTTAAACCGGAAGCTGAGCACGTCGCGTGGGAAGTATCAccttgatttcgaccaatAACAGCCAACTAAAAATGCACGTATAGCTTCCGTGAGCAATGATTACTGATTtcggcgctgtactcgacATTGATTGATCTATAGATTGTGTTGGGAGTTGTCCctgcttgtggatgatcacCTCTAAGGTGTACAAAGACACGCGTGCAAGAGAAAACGCATGAAAATAAATTTTGAACAAGCTAGCTAGGGGACCGGCAGAGATCTGTCAGTAGATATTttgtagaaaatcgaagcacGAGTGGTCCGTTCAAGAATTCATGCTGCGACATCTACGGTGCGCAAATATCACATTGTGAATGATACATTATAGTCATTGTTGACTTTTTGTGATTAAGTGCATAACATAATTGCAGCAAAATAAATGAAAGTTTTATTCTAGTTGTGCAGCGTTCCATATTATCGACGAAAGTGTGAAACTCGCTGACGGGGACACTCCAAATGAAGGTCGAGTGGAAATATATCGCAAGAATTCACTTTTTctcaaataaaaatattattgCAATGACTAAACATCAAAATATTCTGTTAATACAGTGGTGAATGGGGTACAGTATGCAATGACTTTTGGAGTTCTATTAACGGACAGGTTGTTTGTAAGCAACTGGGATACAAATACTATGACCGTAGATATAGGCTATATACGGGAACAAACAGGCCAGGTAATGGGAGAGTATGGATGGGCAATGTGAGATACAGTGCAAGCGACTTAAGATTGCAGGATTGCTCCTTTCCTGGTTGGGGAAATCACAATTGTCATCATAGTGAATATGTACGCGAAATCTGTGATAATTGGAATCAAATGTAACCgtgatttaatttttaaattaataaatcaattaattaataaaattaattaattaataaaattaattaattaataaaattaattaattaaattaataaataaattaattaataaaattaattagtaaagtTTATCATGTATTCTAACAATAAAATCTACTTTGTAGGTGTTTATTGCATTTAAGTAATTATTgctatatatattatttatacttatttatttatttgcattaattaacaaacttaTAACAGTAATTACATAAATGCAACTACCACCTACAAAGTCGATTTCATTTTTAATATAccataattaattttatttatttacgttTATTTTACCATTtgcatttattatttaatattattatttacatttattttttatttattaaaaaatattatatatctaCGCTCTCTATAGTATACGGCTTGGTATCCGAATTTAATAATCTATTTGGAATATTTTCATTTACatcatatatatgtatgtatgtgtgtatgtaagtctatatatacatatattttttagagaaataatattatattttataacaaactattaacagacaaaaccggcaaatcccaagcaattatatcagcatctaacattaatctactttgtatcatGCGAGCATTACATttccacaaattaacagacagttgttgcattaaaTTAAAATACGCTTGTGTAAAAGGAATACTAGTTGCAGTCACTACTTTAGACGCAATAGTTTTAATAGTATCCAGACTAGCAGGAGTCCAACAACcatatgtttatatatatatatatatatatatatatatatatatatatatatatacatacacacacacacacacacacacacacacacacacacacacacacacacacacacacacacacacacacacacacacacacacatacatatatatacgtatatatacacatatatatgtacatgtatatatgtacatatatatatatatatatatatatatatatatatatatatatatatatatatatatatatatacacgtatatatatatacgtggaAACAACAAACCATGAAATGTCATTTTCATCTTATCTGCCTTCTTCTGTGGGTGTCGACAGGGTATTATCTGCTATCATGTGTGAGGATGTTGGATTAGAAGGAGTGAGAGCAGCACACAACCTTGGCTGCTCTAGTAATGTTTGTGAATCTGAGATTTTTGTTGCGTTTATTGAGGAAGTTATATCAATGCCAGTCAATACTGTTTGCCGTATACCACAAAGTGTCCGCCCCCTACTTGCCCAAGTATTATCATCAGAGTTGAAACATGCTTGTTATGATGGTCTGTGGGGATTCGCGCGATTACATATGTTTGCTAAAGCAGCCTTACGTTCCCCTCCTCAGGGTGCAAAGAGAAAAAGATATGTGGTAAGCGCTTTGTTGAAATCACGTCTGCAGCAATGGCATAATGGATGTCTGGTGTCATTGTGGGAGGAAGTACGAAGTGAAGCTGGACAGCAGTTCAAGTCCACAAGCTATGTTAATACAGACAGGTCACTGCAGCAAAGTAATGCTAGACGTGCTACTTTCTAGCAAGAGAAGATCGATATGGTGATGCCGCACGGTCTTTGCAGTCACAAGGATGTGCATCTGAAAATGACAGTGACGCATTGCAAGATTTGATAAATCGCCATCCTCTTCACCCACTACCCAGTTGGTCTGATGAATTACCGCCTGCTTTATGTGCCACTGCTTCCCATGTGCTTGAGTCATTAAAAGGTTTTCCTCTTGGGAGCAGCCCAGGTTTCTCCGAACTTCGCCCTCAGCACCTCCTGGATGTATTGTAGGTACGTGTACACCAGCAGCCCAAGAATGCCCTGACAGGTTAACTCAGTGGATAAATGTGGCTGTTTCCGGGAAAAtgcaggggcggcggagcgagttgaaagttgagggggctgaaagggtaaacattacagaaagcagaaattctacagcataaagttgataaagttgggggggctctagcccccccagcccccccggctccgccgcccctgaaATGGATCGTCGTATTGCCCCGTTTATGACAGGAGCTCCGTTGACTGCTCTTTACAAAAAGGGAGGCCAAGGAGTCCGTCCCATCGCTGTAGGTGAAACTCTACGACGTTTGGTTAGCCGGGTTTGCTGCTTGGTTGTAAGGTCAAAGCTGCCCGACATTCTTCTTCCCTATGGCCAAGTGGGAACTGGCACCAAGTCTGGTATGGAGGCAGCAATCCACCTTTTGTCTAAGTTCATTGATGATCATGGTCAAGATCCAAGTCTTTGTTGCATAAAGATAGACATGTCCAATGCTTTCAACAACTGTTTTAGAGACTCTTTTCTGCTCCGTCTTCGGAAAGAACTTCCTGAAATATATTCTTGGGCACTGTGGTGCTACCACTCTAAGGGAGAGCTTCGTTTTGGAAATCATCGCCTTCAATCATCAGGCAGAGTTCAACAAGGTGACCCTTTGGGGCCTCTCCTATTTTCACTTGTGGTTTTGGAATTGATGGATGACATAGGGTCAGCTGGAAAAGTTCCACTTCAACTTTGGTATCTTGATGATGGTACGTTCATTGGACCTCAACCTGCAATTGCTCAACTTTTCCATCTTCTGCAGTCTAGAGGTCCTTCCTTTGGCCTTCTTTTGAATCCCACCAAATGTAAAGTGTTCTGGCCTTCTGGAGATCAAAAATTTTCGGAATTTCCTTCTGAGGTTCAACGTGTTGTTGGGTCAGTGGGTGGTGTAGAGTTTCTTGGATCTCCTGTCTTTGGATCAGAAGAGTACTACTGTGGCCACATCGCTAAACGTGTAGACAAAGTCCTTCAATGTCAGGAGAAATTATTGGATATGGATGATCCCCAGATACTGCTGCTACTACTACGATCTTGTCTATCCTCTTGCAAGATCAATAATTTGCTAAGAACAGTTCCACCAAACAAAGGTATCCAGCAACTGGCCAATTTGATTCAAACCTACGGGTATGTCTTGATGCCATCATTCGATGTTCCATCTCAGACATGTCTTGGTTGCAGGCTTCATTGCCTGTTCGTCAAGGGGGACTAGGCCTACGAGAGGCGGTGAGAATGTCCTCTTCTGCATTCATTGGCAGCTGTAACTCCGTTCGGTCATTATGTTCTCGTCTTCTACCAACTACGCCACTTCTGGAGGAGTCAGTGCCCAATAGTAATTATTCGTCGCATGACTTTAGTGCTTTTCCTGGAGAGTCTGCTGCTAAGGATCATATTCGAAGTCTTGTGCCTGACTCGCTTGACACCATTGATCTTACCTCGAGTAGTCAACGCGACCTACAACGTCTCCTGGACACCAAGCTTTCAACAACCATCTTAGAGAAAGCAAGTTTGAGAGATCGTGCTCGACTAAACACGATATCTGCTCCTCacgctggagcatggctaagGGCAATACCCAACCCCAATCTCAGCCTTGCCATGCCCCAGAGGGAGTTCATAATCGCTGTTCGCACATGGTTGGGGATACCTTTCTTCCCACCTCCTCCAAGCTCAAAGCGTTGTTTTTGTGGACAGGTTTTAGACAGTTATGGGGACCATCTACTGGGTTGCGGAGAGCGAAACTGGAGAAATAGACGACACAGCGCTCTTGCTGACGTAGTATTTGAAGCACTATTATCTGATAATGCCAATTGTCGTCGTGAACAACGACTTTGTGGCGACTCGAAtgcaagaccaggagatgtatACCATCCAGATCTTGAGAGAGGGCGACCGActtactttgacatcacaaTAAGAAATTCTCTCCAACCAATATATATGGTAAAGGCAACTTGTCAAGCAGGGGTTGCGGCAGAAgttggagaaagagagaaagacagctcATATAAAGACATTGTTAGTGAGAATGGAGGTGTGTTTTATCCACTAGTTGTTGAAAGTCTGGGCTTGTGGTCGCCGTCTAGTCtccagattttaaaatcaatctgcagaagaacaacatTCCACAGTCACCTCACAATGAGCCAGGCCACGTCCTATTTCCACCAACGGCTTTCTATTAAACTctggttgtataatgcaaagataaGTCTACagagattgtctgtagattgctctgatgacgttctagactttttgtatAGTGgggggtttgggttggttttgggttagtttttaaaaagataataaaatataaaaatataaaaaaaaatatatatatatatatatacatatatatatatatatatatatacatatatatatatatatatatatatatatatatatatatatatatatatatatatatatgtacatatatatatacatatatatatatatatatatacatatacatatatacatatccGATTGTGACATCATAGAAAATGTCAGCTGTGGCCGGTAATTCATCTGATACGTCAGTTCGTACCTGTTGTCCGCTGTGCCAATCCCTTCATCGAGATGAGACATCGCTTTTTCAGCATATCAACTCGGAACATGTCTGTCGTCGTTCTTTTCCAAGCGTAAGTTTTCTGGAGGATCATGATCGTCGTGTTTGCTCGGCTTGTGGGTTTATCTACGCACGTCGATGGAGTAGTTGTCGTAGGTCGCTGGGTGGCGGTCATTCTCGTTGTTGTGGAAGAATGGATGATCCCGGTATCTCTCCATGGTTGTGTGACGCTAGTGGAAATTATGGCAGTACTCAGCCTTATGTTCCGTTATCTCGTTCTGCTACTGGGCAGAGTCTTGAGTGCATTGGTGAGAGTGTTTTTCCTACCTCTTCTACTATTCCTATAGCAGAACAACTTGATCAAAGGTGTGACGATAGTTTCTTTTCTGCTACTGAAACTAATGATATTGTTCTGACTGGTATCAAGGCAGCAGCTTTGCTTTCCTCACCGGATGGAAAATATCTTGATGTTTTCAATGCTGTCATGAACGAAATTTCAACCCTGCCAGTGTATACTGTTTCTCACATTCCCAGGTCTGTGCGACCACTTCTCTCTGAAGTATTGAGTGTGGAATTACGTCATGCTTATGCGGATGGTCTTTGGGGTTTTGTGAGGCTATTTATGTTTGCAAAAAGTGTCCTTAGAGCTCCTTCACGTAGGGGGAGGGAGAAGAGACATGTTGTCAAGTAGTTGCTGTTCAGTCGCCTGCACCAGTGGCGGGAGGGGCATCTGGTCGAATTGTGGGAGGAAGCTAGAAATGATGCAATGCCTCGTGAGACTACTTGTGAATGCGACTCCATAAGAAGAAACATGTGCGCAGAGCTATCAAGCTTACAGAAGAAGATCGATATAGAGATGGCATGCGTTGTTTGGGTTCTCAAGGTTGTGCACCTCATTCTGATCCTGATGCGCTTCAAGACCTTCTTCAACGTCATCCGCAGCATGATCTACCA is a genomic window of Corticium candelabrum chromosome 11, ooCorCand1.1, whole genome shotgun sequence containing:
- the LOC134187205 gene encoding CUB and sushi domain-containing protein 3-like encodes the protein MRNQVKNCSFLVTLSNGSKSTNNSTCGTVVDFSCDECYDLEGDSQLTCLPNNLWSDEEPNCALKSCRALAEPTNGKKESNFTFCGITVDFTCDECYSLEGHYNLSCLPNNSWSGEEPNCTLKSCPILVTPINGETNSSDTSCGTSVEFSCHECYMLEGHNQLSCLPNKTWDSAEPNCTLKSCTELVTPSNGQKDSSNTSCGTTVMFSCRECYDLVGYNQLSCLLNQTWSSETPNCSLKFCPALVVPANGSKNSSDTSCGSSVEFSCDECYELEGHRLLTCLPDNTWSSKEPNCTLKSCPALRIPINGKKDSNDTVCGAVVGFRCNECHEIQGYNQLSCLPNRTWSGEEPNCTYVHCLALEAPSNGSILHLTDSYRCGSTVWYDCENGFGLLGTAYRDCVTSGQWRGIAPLCQRIITYEVFLLHLY